A window of the Candidatus Kapaibacterium thiocyanatum genome harbors these coding sequences:
- a CDS encoding 16S rRNA (cytidine(1402)-2'-O)-methyltransferase: MTASGTLLIVSTPIGNADDITLRAIKALGAADTVVCEEEKEGQRLLRTLDLEKPLLLLNEHSNDDAIDDVVAELREGRQVALISDAGTPLLADPGHSLVRRCLQEGIGIEVVPGASSILTAIVRSGFDTASFLFAGFVRRGEEERIEDLRALSAEPRTVILLEAPYRLRQLLSSAAVVMPERPTYVGCNLTMPSESHHYGTAAALAEKFTEKTFKGEFVVCFQGTAAAAQQHTNIAMPQQKGRPRKDNKQGRRRDARNDSRQPLTNESRPINGRPARPTKPEMDDDGYPYVAPSSYDPRTGFGGGPSQYDQSPNRPHRQEGRSRQGDGRRGAQQGGGPAQGKRNGYEGGGRNGGPGSRQQGERSNRGDRPQRGRPPQDYGRDSRDNRDNRDGRSADRNGRPQGGGRPQQNKGRTQAGAGVSGGRQGGKAASTGRPQGSAGGSRRPQGGPGPGRSQSAGRPQGPGGRQQKNARPQQRGANRPYNPQFDPNYDPQYASGYPDDRSGRGNRAGGRSYGGGRAAGGPAKRSRAAGNGGFPPVKKRAVADERRTKVYTSEMFIKSDFTEQKKPTERKMRSRRKRPESED; encoded by the coding sequence ATGACTGCGAGCGGAACGCTCCTCATCGTATCCACTCCGATCGGGAATGCGGACGACATCACCCTACGTGCGATCAAAGCTCTGGGCGCGGCCGATACCGTCGTGTGTGAAGAGGAAAAGGAAGGCCAGCGCCTCCTGAGGACGCTGGATCTCGAAAAACCATTACTGCTGCTGAACGAACACTCGAACGACGATGCCATCGACGACGTCGTCGCCGAACTTCGTGAAGGCCGGCAGGTCGCCCTCATCAGTGATGCCGGTACGCCGCTGCTGGCCGATCCGGGACACAGCCTCGTTCGTAGATGTCTGCAGGAAGGAATCGGTATCGAAGTCGTCCCCGGTGCGTCGAGTATCCTCACCGCAATCGTACGCAGCGGCTTCGATACGGCATCGTTCCTCTTCGCAGGATTCGTACGGCGCGGCGAGGAAGAACGGATCGAGGATCTCAGGGCATTGTCAGCAGAACCCAGGACCGTCATCCTGCTCGAAGCCCCGTACAGACTACGGCAGCTTCTGTCTTCGGCGGCGGTCGTGATGCCGGAGCGCCCGACCTACGTCGGCTGCAACCTTACCATGCCGTCGGAATCGCATCATTACGGTACGGCCGCGGCACTGGCCGAAAAGTTCACGGAAAAGACATTCAAGGGCGAGTTCGTGGTCTGCTTTCAGGGCACTGCGGCCGCCGCACAACAACATACCAATATCGCTATGCCTCAACAAAAAGGCCGCCCGCGCAAGGACAACAAGCAGGGACGGCGTCGTGACGCCCGGAACGATTCCCGGCAGCCTCTCACGAACGAATCAAGGCCGATCAACGGCCGGCCGGCCCGACCGACCAAACCGGAAATGGATGATGACGGTTATCCCTACGTAGCTCCCTCGTCCTACGACCCGCGTACCGGCTTCGGTGGCGGACCTTCACAGTATGACCAGTCGCCCAACCGTCCGCACCGGCAGGAAGGCCGTTCCCGACAGGGTGACGGACGCCGCGGTGCACAACAGGGCGGAGGCCCTGCTCAGGGAAAAAGGAATGGATACGAAGGCGGTGGCCGCAACGGTGGTCCCGGAAGTCGTCAACAGGGTGAGCGCAGCAACCGCGGAGACCGTCCGCAACGAGGCCGCCCGCCACAGGATTACGGACGTGACAGTCGCGATAACCGCGACAACAGGGATGGCCGGAGTGCCGACCGGAATGGCCGTCCGCAGGGCGGAGGACGCCCCCAGCAGAACAAGGGACGTACCCAGGCCGGAGCTGGAGTCAGTGGCGGACGTCAGGGCGGCAAGGCCGCATCGACAGGCCGCCCGCAGGGTAGTGCAGGGGGAAGCCGTCGCCCGCAAGGCGGACCAGGACCGGGACGCTCCCAGTCCGCAGGCCGCCCGCAAGGACCTGGTGGTCGCCAGCAGAAGAATGCACGTCCGCAGCAACGCGGCGCCAATCGTCCGTACAATCCGCAGTTCGACCCCAACTACGATCCGCAGTATGCTTCGGGATATCCCGACGACCGTAGTGGACGTGGCAACCGTGCCGGTGGACGCAGCTATGGCGGCGGCCGCGCGGCAGGTGGTCCAGCCAAGCGAAGCCGTGCCGCCGGTAACGGAGGTTTCCCGCCGGTAAAGAAGCGTGCAGTGGCGGACGAACGACGTACGAAGGTCTATACGTCCGAGATGTTCATCAAGTCCGATTTCACCGAACAGAAGAAGCCTACCGAACGGAAGATGCGCAGCCGTCGCAAGCGCCCTGAGTCCGAAGATTGA
- a CDS encoding thioredoxin family protein, with translation MKMFASMLLGVMMSLVMSVPSATAADLPDGVKVGDQAPDFLLKNVDGRMVGPRSFLEAKGLIVVFTCNHCPYSVKYEDRIIDLHKKYAAKGYPVVAINPNDPKVSPEDSFEKMKVRAEEKSFPFPYVFDESQQTALKYGARRTPHVFVLNRVRTGWAVEYIGAIDDNPDDAAAAGDKFVEAAVDALLAGKSPAMNSTKAIGCTIKWKK, from the coding sequence ATGAAGATGTTCGCATCCATGCTGCTCGGCGTCATGATGTCGCTGGTGATGTCCGTACCATCGGCGACGGCCGCCGATCTGCCCGATGGAGTCAAGGTAGGAGACCAGGCTCCGGACTTCCTGCTCAAGAATGTCGACGGCAGGATGGTCGGCCCGCGTTCGTTTCTCGAAGCGAAGGGACTGATCGTCGTCTTCACCTGCAACCACTGTCCGTATTCGGTGAAGTACGAAGACCGCATCATCGACCTGCACAAGAAGTACGCTGCCAAGGGCTATCCCGTCGTCGCCATCAATCCCAACGATCCCAAGGTCTCTCCGGAGGATTCCTTCGAGAAGATGAAGGTGCGTGCGGAAGAGAAGAGCTTTCCGTTCCCGTACGTGTTCGACGAGTCGCAGCAGACGGCACTCAAGTACGGTGCACGCCGTACGCCGCACGTCTTCGTGCTGAACCGTGTACGCACGGGATGGGCCGTCGAATACATCGGAGCGATCGATGACAATCCCGACGATGCTGCCGCTGCGGGAGACAAGTTCGTGGAAGCTGCCGTCGACGCCCTGCTGGCAGGGAAGAGCCCGGCGATGAATTCCACCAAGGCCATCGGCTGCACCATCAAGTGGAAGAAATAA